The following coding sequences lie in one Dunckerocampus dactyliophorus isolate RoL2022-P2 chromosome 4, RoL_Ddac_1.1, whole genome shotgun sequence genomic window:
- the prnpb gene encoding prion protein b: MRVKMKWSSFAVLCLTLFYHLSLAKRGGGGFGKGFGFKKPSTSNRGRTHTNTGNKNNQGSSSQGLSPKHPTQNNQGGYNQHPGRPGSYPQQPSGGGYHNQYPAHGGGYGSYGGHGFGAGNGRYGGYPSGYINHNPNNPILNPRYGSNFGYQGQGFGGGSPFSRSVQAMNVMPNDKSRGFGHSAAMAAAGGAMAGMALGYGLGTFPRPHFHFRNPTEEYYYNHYMHRKYNMKSTDANDYGRDFRNRPPPKSYDDFMGSCMKRTDILPPATNQNNKLTATTAAMLVTSSPDTDVRETNNTSSSNSSALAPLSPNQPQADLVSPSPKTVSSEIYDDTVSIVEIGYPALIEQVKARRCLERYMLYSENYTTGQTGGTSGLEMSMSKLLIVLTSALVVLLNSTTGIHLH, from the coding sequence GGTCAAGATGAAGTGGTCTTCATTTGCCGTTCTGTGTCTGACACTTTTCTATCATTTGTCTTTGGCCAAGAGAGGAGGGGGAGGTTTTGGCAAAGGCTTTGGCTTCAAGAAACCCTCCACATCGAACCGAGGCAGGACCCACACTAATACTGGTAACAAAAACAACCAGGGCAGCAGTTCTCAAGGTTTGTCCCCAAAACATCCCACACAAAACAATCAAGGAGGCTACAATCAACACCCAGGCAGACCTGGCAGTTACCCCCAGCAGCCAAGCGGAGGAGGTTACCATAACCAGTACCCAGCACATGGAGGAGGCTATGGTAGTTATGGTGGTCATGGGTTTGGGGCTGGTAATGGCAGATATGGAGGTTATCCTAGTGGATACATCAATCACAACCCAAACAACCCCATCCTGAACCCTCGCTATGGCAGCAATTTTGGATACCAAGGCCAAGGGTTTGGGGGAGGCTCTCCATTTTCACGTTCTGTTCAGGCAATGAATGTGATGCCCAACGATAAATCCAGAGGTTTTGGACACAGTGCGGCCATGGCGGCAGCGGGTGGGGCTATGGCTGGAATGGCTTTGGGCTATGGTTTGGGAACGTTTCCCCGTCCTCACTTCCACTTTCGCAACCCCACAGAAGAGTACTATTATAACCACTATATGCACAGGAAATACAATATGAAGTCTACAGATGCAAATGATTATGGTAGAGACTTCAGGAACAGACCACCCCCTAAGTcctatgatgacttcatgggaTCCTGCATGAAGAGAACGGACATTCTGCCTCCAGCTacaaatcaaaacaacaaactgacAGCTACTACTGCAGCTATGCTCGTGACTTCCTCTCCTGATACTGACGTAAGAGAGACCAACAACACCAGTTCTAGTAACTCCTCAGCATTAGCACCTCTCTCTCCAAATCAACCTCAAGCCGATCTGGTGTCTCCCTCTCCAAAGACAGTCAGCAGTGAAATATATGATGACACAGTCAGTATCGTGGAGATCGGATATCCAGCATTGATTGAGCAAGTTAAGGCCAGGAGATGCTTGGAGCGCTACATGCTTTACTCAGAAAACTACACGACAGGACAGACTGGTGGCACATCCGGGCTGGAGATGTCCATGAGCAAGCTTTTAATTGTTCTCACTAGCGCTTTAGTGGTGCTGCTTAATAGTACCACAGGAATCCATCTGCATTAG